A genome region from Chitinophagales bacterium includes the following:
- a CDS encoding M1 family metallopeptidase has translation MMNFKFLFLGAFTAVVMVSACNTSKQSIKQPQAYVGVMEEDTLEEITLNFQKERTYRASYPMVFNLLHTKLEVQVDWEKKYLPGKATLTLKPHFYPADTLVLDAKGMAIIEVALLERNALPKPMAYSYDSQQIRIPLGKFYTAKDTLRVFIDYVSKPDERKAGGSVAISSDKGLYFINPSGKEAGKPIQLWTQGETEASSCWFPTIEATNQRCTDEIAITCEKKYTTLSNGILTATKDLGNGLKTDTWVMDLPHAPYLFMITVGEFAVIKDKWRNIAVDYYVEPEYAAYAKDIFGNTPEMMEFFSKRLNYTYPWQKYSQVIVRDYVSGAMENTSASLFGEFVQRNKRELMDLNFEDVVAHELFHQWFGDLVTCESWSNLPLNESFANYGEYLWAEHKYGQMEADRMLQQNLKRYIDESQNKNVDLIRFYYDDREEMFDRHSYEKGGHVLHMLRHIVGDEAFFKSLELYLKTYAFQSVEIHQLRMAFEAVTGRDMNWFFNQWFLNNGHPKLNFTYAYEKDTAYVIAEQKHNTDKEFIYELPFKIQLWNGTATTTYPVTLKHARDTFKFYSKAIPDLIDADADRVLLCGKKENKRLDEYVFQYQKHPLFTAKMEALQKLKDAQNENVNAKSTLIAALSDSFYFIRKYAVEHIKFNADSAPEIVAKVKSMALSDKHPNVRTAAVQKISKIKNRDLLETFIKCLSDSSYATQSEALKAINAIDTAMAMQLAKPFEGEASYDLNDAVCAIYAASTSEKYNNFFLKKFTTVKGYGKYPLMYHYAHYLFNMNKSTILSGVETLKLQALGTETKLLASAGKGAIKRIVKQFEEKKKALNSDAASGLAADYDTIITAANEAISAINKKTEEEKKN, from the coding sequence ATGATGAATTTTAAATTTTTGTTTTTAGGCGCTTTTACTGCTGTGGTAATGGTATCTGCCTGTAATACTTCTAAGCAGAGTATAAAGCAGCCACAAGCGTATGTTGGAGTAATGGAGGAGGATACTTTAGAGGAAATAACGCTTAATTTTCAGAAAGAAAGAACCTACCGTGCATCGTATCCAATGGTGTTTAACTTGTTGCATACCAAACTGGAAGTTCAAGTAGATTGGGAAAAGAAATATTTGCCGGGCAAGGCAACGCTTACGCTGAAACCGCATTTTTATCCGGCCGATACTTTGGTACTCGATGCTAAAGGCATGGCAATAATCGAAGTAGCTCTTTTAGAAAGAAATGCACTCCCCAAGCCGATGGCATACTCGTACGATAGCCAGCAGATAAGAATACCACTCGGCAAATTCTATACAGCAAAAGATACGCTGCGAGTTTTTATAGATTATGTTTCAAAACCGGATGAGCGCAAAGCCGGAGGCTCCGTAGCTATTTCCAGCGATAAAGGTTTATACTTTATCAACCCATCGGGCAAAGAAGCTGGAAAGCCCATACAGCTTTGGACACAAGGTGAAACCGAAGCAAGTTCTTGTTGGTTTCCAACTATTGAAGCTACCAACCAGCGTTGTACCGATGAAATTGCTATTACCTGCGAAAAGAAATATACCACACTTTCCAATGGTATTCTTACTGCTACTAAAGACTTGGGTAATGGTTTGAAAACAGATACGTGGGTAATGGATTTGCCGCATGCTCCATACTTGTTTATGATTACAGTTGGTGAGTTTGCAGTAATAAAAGACAAGTGGCGAAATATTGCGGTAGATTACTACGTGGAACCGGAATATGCTGCTTATGCCAAAGATATTTTTGGCAATACGCCAGAAATGATGGAGTTCTTCTCGAAACGTTTGAATTATACCTATCCGTGGCAGAAGTATTCGCAGGTAATAGTGCGCGATTATGTAAGCGGAGCTATGGAAAATACTTCGGCTTCACTTTTTGGTGAATTTGTGCAGCGCAATAAGCGCGAATTGATGGATTTGAATTTTGAAGATGTTGTGGCACACGAACTTTTTCACCAATGGTTTGGCGATTTAGTTACGTGCGAAAGTTGGAGCAATTTGCCATTAAACGAATCTTTTGCCAACTATGGCGAATACTTGTGGGCCGAACATAAGTACGGACAAATGGAAGCAGATAGGATGCTACAGCAAAATTTAAAGCGCTACATAGATGAGTCGCAAAATAAAAATGTAGATCTCATCCGCTTTTATTACGATGACAGAGAAGAAATGTTTGATCGCCACAGCTACGAAAAAGGAGGGCATGTGCTGCACATGTTGCGCCATATTGTTGGCGATGAAGCATTTTTTAAATCGTTGGAATTGTATTTAAAAACTTACGCATTTCAATCGGTAGAAATTCATCAGTTGCGCATGGCTTTTGAAGCAGTAACAGGGCGCGATATGAATTGGTTTTTCAACCAATGGTTTTTAAATAATGGACATCCCAAACTCAACTTTACGTACGCTTATGAAAAAGATACTGCGTATGTGATTGCAGAACAAAAGCACAATACCGATAAGGAGTTTATATACGAACTGCCATTTAAAATTCAACTTTGGAATGGCACTGCTACAACTACTTATCCGGTAACTCTAAAGCACGCCCGCGATACTTTTAAATTTTATTCAAAGGCTATTCCCGATTTAATTGATGCCGATGCCGATAGGGTACTGCTCTGTGGAAAAAAAGAAAACAAGCGTTTAGATGAGTATGTGTTTCAATACCAAAAGCATCCACTTTTTACAGCTAAAATGGAAGCACTGCAAAAACTAAAAGATGCGCAAAACGAAAATGTAAATGCCAAAAGCACCCTTATTGCCGCATTGAGCGATTCATTTTATTTTATTAGAAAATATGCAGTAGAGCATATTAAATTCAATGCAGATTCTGCACCCGAAATTGTTGCCAAAGTTAAAAGCATGGCATTGAGCGATAAGCACCCCAACGTACGCACCGCTGCGGTGCAAAAGATTTCAAAAATAAAGAATAGAGATTTGCTTGAAACTTTCATTAAGTGTTTAAGCGATAGTTCTTACGCCACTCAGTCCGAAGCACTAAAGGCAATCAATGCAATAGATACAGCTATGGCTATGCAGTTGGCAAAACCATTTGAAGGAGAAGCTTCGTATGATTTAAACGATGCCGTTTGCGCCATTTATGCTGCCTCCACTTCCGAAAAATACAACAACTTCTTTTTAAAGAAATTTACTACCGTAAAAGGATATGGGAAATATCCACTCATGTATCACTATGCCCACTATCTTTTTAACATGAATAAATCAACCATTCTAAGCGGAGTGGAAACCTTGAAACTGCAAGCGCTTGGTACTGAAACTAAGTTGCTGGCATCTGCAGGGAAAGGAGCCATAAAGCGAATTGTAAAGCAGTTTGAAGAAAAGAAGAAAGCCCTAAATTCGGATGCAGCTAGTGGATTGGCAGCCGATTACGACACTATTATTACAGCAGCCAACGAGGCCATAAGCGCTATCAATAAAAAAACAGAAGAAGAAAAGAAAAACTAA
- a CDS encoding sigma-70 family RNA polymerase sigma factor, whose amino-acid sequence MSRHTPYSNLSDEELVHRYRNSYDLAYVGELYHRYTHLVYGVCLKHFKNEATAKDAVMQIFEKLITDLKKHHIAVFKPWLHTVVKNHCMMQFRSNTTATKRQQEYKQEVQNETSFDVENQLELHLEAAEEKEWFLTHLNESIGELRDEQKKCIELFYLKGNSYQEISELTGFSLNEVKSYIQNGKRNLKNIIIEKHERAKKK is encoded by the coding sequence GTGAGCCGCCACACACCATATAGCAATCTCAGCGATGAAGAGTTGGTACACCGCTACCGAAACTCTTACGACTTGGCGTATGTGGGAGAATTATACCACCGCTATACACATTTGGTATATGGTGTGTGCTTAAAGCATTTTAAAAATGAAGCCACTGCAAAAGATGCAGTAATGCAAATTTTTGAAAAACTAATTACCGATTTAAAGAAACATCATATTGCGGTATTTAAACCCTGGTTGCATACCGTAGTGAAAAACCATTGTATGATGCAGTTTAGAAGCAATACCACAGCTACTAAGCGCCAGCAAGAATACAAGCAAGAAGTACAGAATGAAACCAGCTTTGATGTGGAAAATCAGTTGGAATTGCATCTTGAAGCAGCAGAAGAAAAAGAATGGTTCTTAACACACTTAAATGAAAGCATAGGAGAATTGCGCGATGAACAAAAAAAATGTATCGAATTGTTTTACCTAAAAGGCAATTCGTATCAAGAAATTAGCGAACTCACCGGCTTCTCATTAAATGAAGTAAAGAGCTATATTCAAAACGGAAAGAGAAATTTAAAGAACATTATCATAGAAAAACATGAGCGGGCAAAAAAGAAATAA
- a CDS encoding FAD-binding protein, with translation MKKTSPSIAFKNWAGNIQFTAPLFAQPHTETEIIELVKQHKNIRIASSAHSWSNHFSTQELLLNLDYYQQVIALDTAAQTITVQSGIKLWQLNAFLDKHQLALSNLGSIDKQSIAGVMSTGTHGTGKQFQCLASQVLRFSIIAADGTKHIFTKDSDEFNAAIINLGTLGIISEVTLQLCSAFNLKEHTYTSPFHTVIENLDQLLEQYHHFKIWWLPPSKNVVVFTYQRTQDAVNDSRFRQIFKDEIVSVIGYRTLVFIGNLVPSLRPRINALLTSQFDNPLHRIEKSFKVFRVPEPPKHRETEWAFDLKDAKEILTNYQKLFSETSHTFNFIQEIRFTQADNFWLSECYQRNTIWIGAYNHYDSQWENILHDFETFAQQHSGRPHWGKEFTVNKQYLEKQYEKLPDFIQLKQRLDPEGKFSNELMQQLFGV, from the coding sequence ATGAAAAAAACATCACCATCAATTGCCTTCAAAAACTGGGCAGGCAATATTCAATTTACAGCTCCACTATTTGCGCAACCACATACCGAAACCGAAATAATTGAACTCGTAAAACAACATAAAAACATAAGAATAGCAAGCAGTGCGCACTCTTGGAGCAACCACTTTAGCACCCAAGAGCTTTTACTAAACTTAGATTATTACCAACAAGTAATTGCACTCGATACTGCTGCCCAAACCATTACCGTACAAAGCGGCATAAAACTCTGGCAACTAAATGCTTTCTTAGATAAACACCAATTGGCACTTTCCAATTTAGGTTCCATAGATAAACAATCTATTGCAGGAGTAATGAGTACCGGCACACATGGCACGGGAAAACAATTCCAATGCTTGGCATCGCAAGTACTCCGGTTTTCAATCATTGCAGCCGATGGTACTAAACACATTTTCACCAAAGACTCCGATGAATTTAATGCAGCTATCATCAACCTTGGCACATTAGGAATTATCTCTGAGGTTACGCTTCAACTTTGCAGTGCTTTTAATCTGAAAGAACATACATACACCTCTCCGTTTCATACCGTAATAGAAAACTTAGACCAACTGCTGGAGCAATACCACCACTTTAAAATTTGGTGGTTGCCGCCCTCTAAAAATGTAGTAGTATTCACCTACCAAAGAACCCAAGATGCTGTAAACGACTCCCGCTTTCGTCAAATTTTTAAAGATGAAATTGTATCGGTAATAGGTTATAGAACCTTGGTATTTATTGGGAACTTAGTTCCCTCACTTCGCCCGCGCATTAATGCACTTTTAACTTCGCAGTTTGATAACCCTCTACATAGAATTGAAAAAAGCTTTAAAGTATTTCGTGTGCCGGAGCCACCAAAACACAGAGAAACAGAGTGGGCTTTCGATTTAAAAGATGCCAAAGAAATTCTTACCAACTACCAAAAACTATTTAGCGAAACCTCGCATACCTTTAATTTTATTCAAGAAATACGGTTTACACAAGCCGATAATTTCTGGCTCAGCGAATGTTACCAACGCAATACCATTTGGATTGGAGCTTACAACCATTATGATTCGCAATGGGAAAATATTTTACACGATTTTGAAACTTTCGCTCAACAACACTCCGGCAGACCGCACTGGGGAAAAGAGTTTACGGTAAACAAACAGTATCTTGAAAAACAATACGAAAAATTACCTGATTTTATACAACTTAAACAGAGATTAGACCCCGAAGGAAAATTTAGCAATGAACTGATGCAGCAACTCTTTGGAGTATAA
- a CDS encoding sigma-70 family RNA polymerase sigma factor produces MNAHALSDHALLQQYQNGKEAALETLILRHKDKVFTAIFVMVRDKYLAEDIFQEVFIKAINKLRSGNYNEEGKFAPWLLRIAHNHCIDYFRKTKNAPGITVTTSTGEDIFKYIGVEDKPKHDFEEIESKENKLKSLLEQLPSDQREVIVLRHFYDFSFKEIAAYTNVSINTSLGRMRYALINLRKIIERDKVEVTW; encoded by the coding sequence ATGAATGCTCATGCTTTAAGCGACCACGCGCTGCTGCAACAATATCAAAATGGTAAAGAAGCAGCTTTAGAAACACTTATTTTGCGCCACAAAGACAAAGTCTTTACCGCCATTTTTGTAATGGTGCGCGATAAGTATCTTGCCGAAGATATTTTTCAAGAAGTCTTTATTAAAGCCATCAATAAACTGCGTAGCGGCAACTACAACGAAGAAGGAAAATTTGCCCCTTGGTTGCTAAGAATTGCTCACAACCATTGCATAGATTACTTTCGAAAAACAAAAAATGCACCCGGCATTACCGTAACAACCAGCACCGGTGAAGATATATTTAAATACATTGGTGTGGAAGACAAACCCAAACACGATTTTGAGGAAATTGAATCTAAAGAGAATAAACTTAAAAGTTTACTAGAACAATTGCCTTCAGATCAACGCGAAGTAATTGTGCTCCGCCACTTTTACGATTTCAGTTTTAAAGAAATTGCAGCCTACACCAATGTAAGCATCAATACATCTTTAGGCAGAATGCGCTATGCACTTATTAACCTTCGCAAAATTATTGAGCGCGATAAGGTAGAAGTAACTTGGTAG
- a CDS encoding PKD domain-containing protein, whose amino-acid sequence MRSLHFIAILLTSFIFKQLEAQPIASFTADRFSGCAGQFQVSFTNTSTGATSYVWHLGDGDSTNDVNPSKIYLDPGTKTIILIAFNGISSDTATAIVQSFRSPIPQFTLNKDTACTNSPVCTNQSITLGDAPIASALWDFGQLPVYSTLNDTCFYYATAGKYQVTRILVDSNGCQGTLVKPGIIVVRQPPNAAFTVSQTSSCSAPLCVQFTNNSSHPQNIPIGYVWDFGDNTTSTTPSPPQKCYNAGSYNIVLRANDSKGCFSTDSVRVNVTNINANFTLSTNNVCRGDTLSLTNTSTASGGTPTCSWNFGDNRFSTDCDPKHVYTQNGTYRIKLTITLNGCTDTISKLVAVSSPISPIDFTGTPLQKCTPPLTVNFTGSAPGATSVQYNWGQNNNTCPTLNCSYTYTQLGCYDVSLSATNSAGCVSKVTKQNYVCVKSFDADIAVDSTSGCAPLKLTFSNATNVGATIVDCKWSMGNNTVYSTDCNNPVTYTFQTPGTYNVWLRVQTADGCFDTAFTTITVTTPPVADFVATPLQACLKVPVNFTCLCSGGSTYQWDFGPGNSTQKNPGYTYDQSGPHTVTLTVKNGRCATTVKKVQYITSLVPKADFTYKTTCGNPLKVDFTSTSEGADSLWWQFHTGFPQTPHDTAKTKSYTYLAVGSYSVTLYVFNIQTGCIDSITKVVNLLSQSKSFGVSKRMACVGESLTFSDSTNFGSKWFWYFGDGDTSSKRNPIKKYAAPGKYTVKLVINNGLPCNDSIIKTNYITINKPTASFTTTPPSGCRPLTVDVSSTSTGNSAPVTKWNWRFFPNGNGSNINSTTGDTTWTYSTGAVNFSIRLIVTDSVGCKDTATRTVAQTVINPNFTLPISTCSGKVDTFKNTTPGSGSYNFIWVFGDGDSLRRSTSAPVTHTYAVSDTYYVKLIAIHKTNGCVGETVKEYIVNSLGLGFYSNAITSACPPFATQFVNTSQDTAGVTFTWHYGDGTTETNNGNPTKVYFFPGNYDVALVGEKGGCKDSLAKVEYIKILGPRLENIQFSPPYGCRPLTVFFSGKIYETKSAVIQWRVGDIQNIPIVYGDTVYFNGPHQYLDPQYDTGYVKPVLLLEDNKGCKVTYPLGDSVYVDEYPILNQRDTSVCIGAVVEYDLPDGDFFKWEPADYLSCDTCKFVVANAPDTTTYTITATTIWGCETKDTITLNVEDLPKLHIQPDSFLRLCTGESAILCAGDVYNALWSPPTNISSPTAICPTVYANDTTTWIVYSENRLGNRPGCFVYDTITLYPIDTVKVDFIQDTSICAGESIKLNITVREASYNDTAFFWYPTTYLDNPNQQDPIATPPFTMDFTVIIKSPLCVPDSHTFNVVVNPLPDVELYRDTVVAVSSEIELGALSLDAVQYNWESIDPLSCNDCAAPTLTANYTQWIKVTVANQYGCTAIDSAYIKVLPCQPDFIFIPTVFTPNGDDLNDKLFVRGKALKKLTSFIVTNRWGNVMFSTNNIKEGWDGTFRGQMCPTDAYVWYVKGICTNDQEVEKKGTITLVR is encoded by the coding sequence ATGAGGAGTTTACATTTTATTGCCATACTACTTACATCGTTTATATTTAAACAATTAGAAGCCCAACCCATTGCCAGTTTTACCGCAGATAGGTTTAGCGGTTGTGCCGGGCAGTTTCAGGTATCGTTTACCAATACTTCTACCGGAGCCACCAGCTATGTATGGCACTTGGGCGATGGCGACTCTACCAACGATGTAAATCCATCAAAAATTTATTTAGATCCGGGTACAAAAACTATTATACTTATTGCATTTAATGGTATTTCAAGCGATACAGCCACAGCAATCGTTCAATCTTTTCGTTCCCCCATTCCTCAGTTTACACTTAATAAAGATACTGCTTGTACCAACAGCCCTGTTTGTACCAACCAAAGCATTACTTTAGGAGATGCGCCTATAGCCAGTGCGTTATGGGATTTTGGTCAATTACCGGTATATTCTACATTAAACGATACTTGTTTTTATTATGCCACTGCGGGTAAATATCAAGTAACCAGAATTTTAGTAGATAGCAATGGTTGCCAAGGCACCTTAGTAAAACCCGGCATTATTGTGGTACGCCAACCACCTAATGCAGCATTTACAGTATCGCAAACCAGTTCATGCAGCGCACCCTTGTGCGTTCAGTTTACAAACAACTCTTCTCACCCTCAAAATATACCTATCGGTTATGTGTGGGATTTTGGAGATAATACCACTTCTACTACGCCATCGCCTCCTCAAAAATGCTACAATGCAGGTTCATACAACATAGTACTGAGAGCAAACGATTCCAAAGGCTGTTTTTCTACCGATTCTGTAAGAGTAAATGTAACCAACATCAATGCAAATTTTACACTAAGCACCAATAATGTTTGCCGTGGCGATACGCTTTCGCTTACCAATACATCCACAGCATCTGGCGGCACACCTACTTGCAGTTGGAATTTTGGCGACAACCGTTTTAGCACCGACTGCGATCCAAAGCATGTTTATACCCAAAACGGAACCTACAGAATAAAACTCACCATAACATTGAATGGCTGCACCGATACTATTTCAAAATTAGTAGCAGTTTCCAGCCCAATTTCACCTATTGATTTTACCGGTACACCACTCCAAAAATGTACACCTCCTTTAACTGTAAACTTTACGGGAAGTGCGCCCGGAGCCACCAGTGTGCAATACAATTGGGGGCAAAACAATAACACCTGCCCCACGCTCAACTGCTCTTATACTTACACGCAATTAGGCTGTTACGATGTTAGCCTCAGTGCTACCAACTCGGCAGGCTGTGTTTCAAAAGTTACTAAGCAAAATTATGTGTGTGTAAAATCTTTCGATGCCGATATTGCTGTGGATTCAACTTCGGGTTGTGCGCCACTAAAACTTACGTTTTCAAATGCCACTAATGTTGGAGCTACTATTGTAGATTGCAAATGGAGCATGGGTAACAATACCGTTTACTCAACAGATTGCAACAATCCTGTTACTTATACTTTTCAAACACCCGGCACTTACAATGTTTGGCTTCGGGTTCAAACTGCCGATGGTTGCTTTGATACCGCTTTCACCACTATTACGGTTACCACACCTCCTGTTGCCGACTTTGTAGCCACTCCACTACAAGCCTGCTTAAAAGTTCCTGTAAACTTCACCTGCTTATGTAGTGGAGGAAGCACTTACCAATGGGATTTTGGCCCGGGAAACAGCACCCAAAAAAACCCTGGTTACACTTATGACCAATCCGGGCCACATACTGTTACGCTTACGGTAAAAAATGGTCGTTGTGCCACTACGGTAAAAAAAGTGCAATACATTACCTCTTTAGTTCCTAAGGCCGATTTTACATATAAAACCACTTGTGGCAATCCATTAAAAGTTGATTTTACTTCTACCTCAGAAGGTGCCGACTCACTTTGGTGGCAGTTCCATACAGGGTTCCCGCAAACACCACACGATACTGCTAAAACTAAAAGCTACACCTACCTTGCGGTTGGAAGTTATTCTGTAACGCTGTATGTATTTAACATACAAACCGGATGTATTGATTCTATCACCAAAGTGGTAAACTTACTCAGCCAATCTAAATCATTTGGCGTAAGTAAAAGAATGGCATGTGTAGGTGAATCGCTCACCTTTAGCGACTCTACCAATTTTGGTTCAAAATGGTTTTGGTACTTTGGCGATGGCGACACCAGCAGCAAAAGAAATCCAATAAAAAAATATGCTGCACCGGGCAAATACACTGTAAAACTGGTAATAAACAACGGCTTGCCATGCAACGACTCTATCATCAAAACAAACTATATCACCATCAATAAACCAACCGCTTCGTTTACCACCACCCCACCAAGCGGCTGCCGCCCGCTTACCGTAGATGTTAGCAGTACCAGCACCGGAAATTCAGCTCCGGTTACCAAGTGGAATTGGCGGTTCTTTCCAAACGGCAATGGAAGCAATATAAATTCAACTACCGGAGATACTACTTGGACTTATAGCACAGGTGCAGTAAATTTCAGTATAAGACTAATAGTAACCGACTCTGTTGGTTGTAAAGACACTGCCACTAGAACCGTTGCACAAACAGTAATAAACCCCAATTTCACCCTTCCAATTTCTACCTGCTCCGGCAAAGTAGATACTTTTAAAAATACCACTCCGGGTTCAGGTTCTTACAATTTCATTTGGGTTTTTGGCGATGGCGATTCGCTCCGTAGATCTACCAGCGCTCCGGTAACTCATACCTATGCCGTATCCGACACGTATTATGTAAAGCTAATTGCTATACATAAAACCAATGGTTGTGTAGGCGAAACCGTAAAGGAATATATAGTAAACTCCTTAGGCTTGGGATTTTATAGTAATGCCATTACATCTGCCTGCCCTCCCTTTGCCACCCAATTTGTCAATACTTCACAAGATACTGCAGGTGTAACCTTTACTTGGCATTATGGCGATGGCACCACAGAAACCAACAATGGTAATCCCACAAAAGTTTATTTCTTTCCCGGCAATTACGATGTTGCATTAGTGGGCGAAAAAGGCGGCTGTAAAGATTCGTTGGCAAAAGTAGAATACATAAAAATCTTAGGCCCTCGCTTAGAAAACATCCAATTCAGTCCACCGTATGGGTGCCGTCCGCTCACAGTATTCTTTTCAGGGAAAATTTACGAAACAAAGAGCGCTGTTATACAATGGCGGGTGGGCGATATTCAAAATATACCAATAGTATATGGCGATACCGTTTACTTTAATGGTCCGCACCAATACTTAGATCCACAATACGATACGGGCTACGTGAAACCTGTTTTACTATTAGAAGATAATAAAGGATGTAAGGTAACCTATCCGTTGGGCGATTCTGTATATGTAGATGAGTATCCAATTCTTAACCAACGCGACACTTCTGTTTGTATTGGTGCCGTAGTAGAATACGATTTACCCGATGGTGATTTCTTTAAATGGGAACCTGCCGATTATTTAAGTTGCGATACTTGTAAATTTGTAGTTGCCAATGCACCGGATACCACTACATACACTATTACTGCTACCACCATTTGGGGCTGTGAAACTAAAGATACCATAACGCTCAATGTAGAAGACTTGCCTAAACTACACATACAACCCGATAGTTTTTTAAGGCTATGCACAGGCGAATCGGCAATTTTATGTGCCGGAGATGTTTACAATGCTCTATGGTCGCCACCTACCAACATTAGTTCACCTACTGCTATATGCCCAACAGTATATGCCAACGATACCACAACGTGGATTGTGTATAGCGAAAACCGCTTAGGCAACCGACCGGGCTGTTTTGTTTACGATACAATAACCTTATACCCAATTGACACTGTAAAAGTTGATTTTATTCAAGATACTTCTATTTGTGCAGGGGAATCTATAAAACTCAATATTACGGTGCGCGAAGCTTCATACAACGACACTGCATTCTTTTGGTATCCCACAACCTATTTAGATAATCCTAACCAGCAAGACCCTATTGCCACACCTCCATTTACAATGGATTTTACCGTAATAATTAAAAGCCCATTATGCGTTCCCGATTCGCATACATTTAATGTGGTGGTAAATCCTTTACCGGATGTAGAACTCTATCGAGATACCGTAGTAGCAGTATCTTCAGAAATTGAATTAGGAGCGCTTTCTCTAGATGCCGTTCAATACAATTGGGAATCAATAGACCCACTTAGCTGCAATGATTGTGCCGCACCAACACTTACAGCTAATTACACACAATGGATTAAAGTAACGGTAGCCAACCAATATGGCTGCACAGCTATAGATTCAGCATACATTAAAGTACTTCCTTGCCAACCGGATTTTATTTTCATACCAACTGTGTTTACACCTAATGGCGATGATTTAAATGACAAACTCTTTGTGCGTGGAAAGGCTTTAAAAAAACTTACCTCCTTTATTGTTACCAACCGATGGGGCAACGTAATGTTTTCTACCAATAATATTAAAGAAGGCTGGGATGGAACTTTCCGAGGGCAAATGTGTCCAACCGATGCGTATGTTTGGTATGTAAAAGGAATTTGTACCAACGACCAAGAAGTTGAAAAGAAAGGAACCATTACTTTAGTTCGATAA
- a CDS encoding class I SAM-dependent methyltransferase produces the protein MKEFLHRVFSYTHYLVKAKTKYYLHSPFVYQFYLHVLGLKNTTENIEHLRQQLLNNTTQITFTDLGNNGTQRTRTVSTIVQHSSITPKYGNVLLNAVRYFQPSTVLELGTNLGISTCYLAQGNKESTVYTIEGSKALSSVAQKNTAAAGIKNVQFITGNFNEVLPEVLSSIKKVDFVFFDGNHKKAPTLQYFEQCLNFAHENTVFVFDDIYWSQEMSSAWNEIKAHPKVTLSIHIYRMGFVFFNKQKLAKEHFSLLF, from the coding sequence ATGAAAGAATTTCTGCATCGTGTATTTTCTTATACGCATTATTTGGTAAAAGCTAAAACCAAATACTATTTGCATTCGCCCTTTGTGTACCAGTTTTATTTACATGTTTTGGGGTTGAAAAACACCACTGAAAATATTGAACACCTACGACAACAACTTTTAAACAACACCACCCAAATTACTTTTACAGATTTGGGAAACAATGGTACGCAACGCACCCGCACAGTTTCTACAATAGTACAGCATAGCAGCATTACACCCAAATACGGCAATGTACTCCTCAATGCCGTTCGATACTTTCAGCCCTCTACAGTTTTAGAACTTGGAACCAATTTGGGAATAAGCACCTGCTATTTGGCACAGGGCAATAAGGAATCTACCGTATATACCATCGAAGGCAGTAAGGCGTTAAGTTCTGTGGCACAAAAGAACACAGCAGCAGCAGGTATAAAAAACGTACAGTTCATAACCGGAAACTTCAATGAAGTTTTACCGGAAGTACTATCATCCATAAAAAAAGTAGATTTTGTATTCTTTGATGGAAACCATAAAAAAGCACCTACGCTGCAATACTTTGAACAATGCCTGAATTTTGCTCACGAAAACACTGTTTTCGTTTTTGATGATATCTACTGGAGCCAAGAAATGAGCAGCGCTTGGAACGAGATAAAAGCACATCCAAAAGTTACACTCAGCATCCACATCTACCGTATGGGATTTGTTTTTTTCAACAAACAAAAACTGGCGAAAGAGCACTTTAGCTTACTTTTTTAA